In one window of Pseudooceanicola aestuarii DNA:
- a CDS encoding sigma-70 family RNA polymerase sigma factor — MLAVRDQRSQADFARLFDHYAPRLKGMLMRSGAGAAQAEDIVQDVMLSVWRKAHLYDPTRAQVSGWIYRIARNRQVDIARKAGRPEPEPMETETPPEADPGNILALEQEARALRSALDGLKPDQKEVIARAYLGELTHTEIHQATGLPMGTIKSRIRLGLERLRHDLKALRET; from the coding sequence ATGCTTGCGGTGCGCGATCAGCGCAGTCAGGCGGATTTCGCCCGGCTGTTCGATCACTACGCTCCGCGACTGAAGGGCATGCTGATGCGGTCCGGCGCCGGGGCGGCGCAGGCTGAGGATATCGTGCAGGACGTCATGCTTTCGGTTTGGCGCAAGGCACATCTCTACGATCCGACGCGGGCGCAGGTCTCCGGCTGGATCTACCGGATCGCGCGCAACCGGCAGGTCGACATCGCCCGCAAGGCCGGTCGCCCGGAACCGGAACCGATGGAGACAGAAACCCCGCCCGAGGCCGATCCCGGCAATATCCTGGCGCTGGAGCAGGAGGCGCGGGCGCTGCGCTCGGCGCTGGACGGGCTGAAACCCGATCAGAAAGAGGTCATCGCCCGCGCCTATCTGGGGGAGCTGACCCATACCGAAATTCACCAGGCGACCGGCCTGCCGATGGGGACGATCAAGTCCCGCATCCGGCTGGGGCTGGAACGCCTGCGCCACGACCTGAAGGCATTGCGCGAGACATGA
- a CDS encoding ChrR family anti-sigma-E factor, with the protein MTITHHIPEALIASYAAGTLPYPFELVIAAHLSVCDTCRAELESHDVLGGALLDAAGDGVAVSDGLAAALMARLDETPPPAPVRQGIYPAPVAQALGGQPPRWRSLALGVKQAVLSDEKDGSVRLLSIPPGQAMPDHGHRGLELTLVLQGSFADETGHFGVGDVEVADEDLEHTPVAGPGEACICLAATDARLRFKGMMPRLAQPFFRI; encoded by the coding sequence ATGACCATCACCCACCATATTCCCGAGGCGCTGATCGCCTCTTACGCGGCGGGTACGCTGCCTTATCCGTTCGAATTGGTGATCGCGGCGCATCTGTCGGTCTGCGATACCTGCCGCGCCGAACTGGAAAGCCACGATGTGCTGGGCGGTGCGCTGCTGGACGCCGCCGGCGACGGCGTTGCCGTCAGCGACGGACTGGCCGCTGCCCTGATGGCGCGGCTGGACGAAACGCCGCCGCCCGCACCGGTGCGGCAGGGGATCTACCCCGCCCCAGTGGCACAGGCTCTGGGTGGGCAGCCGCCGCGCTGGCGGTCGCTGGCGCTGGGCGTGAAACAGGCGGTGCTGAGCGATGAAAAAGACGGCAGCGTGCGTCTGCTGTCGATTCCGCCCGGTCAGGCCATGCCCGATCACGGCCATCGGGGGCTGGAGCTGACGCTGGTGTTGCAGGGCAGTTTCGCCGACGAGACCGGGCATTTCGGTGTCGGCGACGTGGAAGTCGCGGACGAAGACCTGGAACACACCCCCGTCGCCGGGCCGGGAGAGGCTTGCATCTGCCTGGCCGCCACGGATGCCCGGTTGCGGTTCAAGGGGATGATGCCCCGGCTGGCACAGCCGTTCTTCCGCATCTGA
- a CDS encoding helix-turn-helix domain-containing protein, which produces MEETIPSQLATLGHPQRLAVWRLLMRRYPDAIPAGELAAATGLKASTLSVYLAALRRAGMIEQTREGTSLRYKASLGTAEDLLSYLFADCCRSRPELCLPGLPNQETPVMPYNALFICTGNSARSQFAEALLRDLGGDRFSVHSAGTRPAGEPNPEAMALLEAKGHDVSRLWSKSVGEFQTPDAPVMDFVFTVCDQAANEECPPWPGQPVSGHWGQPDPVKATGTEAERKLAFQQAYGALKNRISAFVALPIEQLDRAALQTRVDDIADTRGEA; this is translated from the coding sequence ATGGAAGAAACGATTCCCTCTCAATTGGCCACGTTGGGCCATCCGCAGCGGCTGGCCGTCTGGCGCCTGCTGATGCGGCGCTACCCCGATGCCATCCCCGCCGGTGAGCTTGCGGCAGCGACGGGGCTGAAGGCCTCGACCCTGTCGGTCTACCTGGCGGCGTTGCGCCGGGCAGGAATGATTGAACAGACGCGGGAAGGTACATCCCTTCGTTACAAAGCCTCGCTAGGCACCGCCGAGGATCTGTTGTCCTACCTTTTCGCGGATTGCTGCCGCAGCCGGCCGGAGCTGTGTCTTCCCGGCCTCCCCAATCAGGAGACCCCTGTCATGCCCTATAACGCCCTGTTCATCTGCACCGGAAATTCCGCCCGGTCCCAGTTCGCCGAGGCGCTGCTGCGCGATCTGGGCGGCGATCGCTTCTCCGTCCATTCCGCCGGGACGCGCCCGGCGGGGGAGCCCAATCCCGAGGCCATGGCCCTGCTGGAGGCCAAGGGGCACGACGTCTCGCGCCTGTGGTCCAAGTCGGTGGGGGAATTCCAGACACCCGATGCCCCGGTCATGGATTTCGTCTTTACCGTCTGCGATCAGGCCGCGAACGAGGAATGCCCCCCCTGGCCCGGCCAGCCGGTCAGCGGCCATTGGGGCCAGCCCGATCCGGTCAAGGCCACCGGCACGGAGGCCGAGCGCAAGCTGGCGTTCCAGCAGGCCTACGGCGCGCTGAAGAACCGGATCTCGGCCTTTGTCGCCTTGCCCATCGAACAGCTGGACCGGGCCGCGCTGCAAACCCGCGTGGATGACATCGCAGATACGCGGGGCGAGGCATGA
- a CDS encoding ArsJ-associated glyceraldehyde-3-phosphate dehydrogenase — MTTYAINGLGRMGKLALRPLLEGGARIAWINDAVGDPEMHAHLLEFDTVHGRWPADFSHDADSVTIDGTCIPFVGTRDLSALPLEGVDVVIDCTGVFKTQAKLAPYFAAGVKKVIVSAPVKDGPTANIVMGVNDATYDPAAHHIVTAASCTTNCLAPVVKVLQEGLGIRHGSMTTIHDVTNTQTIVDRPAKDLRRARSALNSLIPTTTGSATAITLIYPELKGKLNGHAVRVPLLNASLTDCVFEVSRETSVEEVNTLFRAAAEGELKGILGYEERPLVSCDYTNDPRSAIVDAPSTMVVNGTQVKVYAWYDNEWGYANRLVDVARMVGDQL, encoded by the coding sequence ATGACCACCTATGCGATCAACGGCCTGGGCCGTATGGGGAAACTCGCCCTGCGCCCGCTGCTGGAGGGTGGAGCGCGGATCGCCTGGATCAACGACGCGGTCGGCGATCCCGAAATGCACGCCCACCTGCTGGAATTCGACACGGTGCATGGTCGCTGGCCCGCAGACTTTTCCCATGATGCCGACAGCGTGACCATCGACGGCACGTGCATCCCCTTTGTCGGGACGCGCGATCTGTCGGCCCTGCCGCTGGAGGGTGTGGATGTGGTGATCGACTGCACCGGCGTCTTCAAGACCCAGGCAAAGCTGGCGCCCTATTTCGCCGCCGGGGTGAAAAAGGTGATCGTGTCGGCCCCGGTCAAGGACGGGCCGACCGCCAATATCGTCATGGGCGTGAACGATGCCACCTATGATCCGGCGGCACATCACATCGTCACCGCCGCCTCCTGCACCACCAATTGCCTGGCGCCCGTGGTCAAGGTTCTGCAAGAGGGGCTGGGCATCCGCCATGGCTCCATGACCACGATCCACGATGTGACGAACACCCAGACCATCGTCGACCGTCCGGCCAAGGATCTGCGCCGCGCCCGGTCGGCGCTGAACTCGCTGATCCCCACCACGACGGGCAGTGCCACGGCGATCACGCTGATCTACCCCGAACTGAAGGGGAAGCTGAACGGCCACGCGGTCCGGGTGCCCTTGCTGAACGCATCGCTGACCGATTGCGTCTTCGAGGTCTCCCGCGAAACCAGCGTGGAGGAGGTGAACACCCTGTTCCGCGCCGCCGCCGAGGGGGAGCTGAAGGGCATTCTGGGCTACGAGGAACGGCCGCTGGTGTCGTGCGACTACACCAACGACCCGCGATCGGCCATCGTGGATGCGCCCTCTACCATGGTGGTGAACGGGACGCAGGTGAAGGTCTACGCCTGGTATGACAACGAATGGGGCTATGCCAACCGGCTGGTGGACGTCGCCCGCATGGTCGGGGACCAGCTGTGA